The nucleotide window CGGTTAACATCCAGACCTCTTTATCCAGGGCAGCGGTGAATCCAATCAGCATATCTTCCGTTGCGTTATCTTCCGCATCTCCTGCTTCGTGAATGCCTTGACGAATCACTTCCACCATTGTGCGCAGATCAGCAACTACCGATTCTACCATACGCTCAGCAGACAACTGTCCTTGTGCCTCTTCAATTGGAGACAGACGCAGCTGTTCAGCCATCGTAGCCACTGGACGTCCACCAATAGCCAGCAAACGTTCTGCAACTTCGTCCATATTTGCCGTAGCCAAGTTGTACAGTTCTTCGAATTTGGCATGCAATGTGAAGAAATGAGGTCCTTGGACATACCAGTGGAAGTTATGCAGTTTCGTGTACAGTACGGACCAGCCTGCGATCTGACGGTTCAGAACTTCTTGAAGTGCTGTGGCGTTGTTAGCAAAAGTGTTGTTTCTAGTTTGGATTGTGCTCATGGAATTTATCCCCTCTCGAATATAAAAATAGAATTTGAATTTTATAATGGATTGCTTTGATTCGCTTATTTTAATTTAGACTTAATCTAAATCTTGTTTTAATTATAACACCGCATATCCTGTTTGGGAAGGATTTTGCCCTGTCTTGTACATGAAGATTCCATGAAGCTGAGCTTCATCCTATATCATTACAAAAAGTGGAGTTACACTGTCCACACGGCTGATTAATGAGGGTGTGTAGTACTTCCTGCACCAGATCCCACTTTTTATTTATACCTTTAATTACGCTCACATACTGCGAATATTCTCACAGTGCACATAACGCAAAAACAGCCCTTCATCTCCGCGAGATGATCGGACTGCATGAACCCACCTGTACAATTTTATTGCTTAACAAACTCAAAAGTCAGGATACGACTGATCTCTTCATAGCTCCGTGCTACAAAATGAGGTTGATGATCGGACTCAGGCAGCGCCTCCCGATGGTTAAACCAGATGACTGTCCAACCTGCATCCACTGCACCTACCACATCATTACGCCACGAGTCGCCGATGTAATAGCTGGAACGGGCATCTGTCCCGGACTGTTTACTCACATATTCGAACAACCTGCGATCCGGCTTCGCATAACCAGTCGTTCCGGAGATGAAAATCAGATGCTCGTCCACGAGACTGAGCACATCCAGTGCTTCAAGCTTACGCCGCTGATGCTCTCGTTCTCCATTGGTGATTAGACCAACGGTATGTCCCTCTGCCTGAAGTCTTCTGATCAGCTCATATGCTCCTTCAAAAGGTACAATCTCGAACTGTCTGCTCAAATACTGTGCTTGCAGTTCTTCAGTCTGTCCCGATTGTAGGGGGAGTCCGAACTCTTCCATCGTCAACTCAAACCTCCGACGGCGCATTCGCTCCACTGCATCCGGCTCTGGTACAGCGGACAAATCTTCTTGTGCAGACAGCCAGTCACTATAATAACGAAAACGATGATAGGCCTCAGCATAAGGGAAATCATCCGGCAGGCCGAGAACGTCCTGCAACGCGCCACGAAGCGGCTGCAAGTGATCATATAACGTATCATCCACATCGAAAAATATCGTTTTAGCTTCATTTTTTATATTCATAATTGTTACTGATCCTCCTGCTCCTGTCTCAAGCATTCTCTTCTTATTACTATATATGTAATCCTATGCCTCGTCCAAAAGGGATTTGTTGCATGATCACTTCTACTCCAGAACAGTGCCCATAATAAAGCTTAGACCAGCATTGATCGGACGGCTTTATATGTTAAAATAAGGATGATTAAATCTGAGTAGCCTTGGACAATCAGTGATTGCCTCATCCCAGTTACTGGAATATAATTTATTAAAGAACACATCCAAAATGATAAAAAGGTGGAATGAACATATGAGTACTTCTGTAAAGAAATGCACCGATTGTGGAAGCACGTCTTTCGTACAGGCATCCGACTTCATCAATCTTCGTCCATTGGATAAGAAATTGTCAATTGGTTCGGAAAGAGTATATACCGTTTGTTTGGATTGCGGGGAAGTGGTCTCCATTAAGGTGAAAAATCCAGAGAAATTAAAATAAGCGGGTTTCGGATTATATAATTACACGAACATGATAATACGAATATGAATCCGTGAAAAAGAAGCCCCGGCTCACCTAAAATGTACCCTATAAGATGGACACTTTGAAAAAAGCCCATCTTATAGGGTACTTTGTTTATAATGAAAAAAAACGATGTTGGAGCGGAAATGTTATGACGAAAAGATTACTGACGAAGAAAGAACAAGAACAACTAAAACGGAATCCAAATGTGATCGCTGTTAGTGAAAAGGCGATTACGTATACCGATGAATTTAAGCGCCATTTCATTGCACAAAATGAACAGGGTAAACTGCCACGAGACATTTTTGAAGAAGCGGGCTTAGATGTTGAATGTATTGGTTTAGAGCGTGTCCGTTCTTCTGGAAAACGTTGGCGTGCTTCGTATCGTGAAGCGGGTGTAGAAGGCTTACAGGATACACGTAAAACGAATTCAGGTCGCCCTTCGGAACGTGAATTAACATTAGAACAAAAGATTGAACGATTAGAAGCAAAAAATCAATTGTTACGAGCGGAAAATGAACTGCTAAAAAAGCTCGATCTACTCGAAAGGCAGATGTTGAAAAAGAAATAAAAGTGGCTGTAGAGCTGAAGTTTGAACTCATTTATCGGACGATCAGAACGTATAAATTGAAGCGGTTGGTCAGCTATCTATGCGATATTATGGAAGTATCACGTTCGGGTTATTACAATTACTTCACTGAAAAATCAGCGCAAAAGCGTATAGCTGAAGCCGAAGCAGATGAGATGGTAAAGGAAATGATTTTAAAGGCCTATCGATTCCGTGGACGTAAAAAAGGAGCACGCCAAATTAAAATGACATTAGAAAATCAGTACAAGATGACGTACAACTTGAAGCGGATTCGTCGGATCATGAAGAAATTTGAAATCATCTGTCCCATTCGAAAGGCTAATCCAGCCCGTAGAATGGCAAAAGCAACGAAAGAACATCGCACATGTCCAAACGAATTACAGCGCAATTTTAAGCCAGGCGAGGCGGGAAAGGTGTTATTAACCGACATCACCTATTTAACGTACAAAGGCAACCAGCGAGCTTATTTATCAACCATGAAAGACGCACAGACGAATGAGATTTTAGCGTATGAAGTGTCTTCTTCGTTACGCATAGACATTGCGCTGAACACGCTTCATCAATTGAAGAAACACCGACATATCACAAAAGATGCGTTAATCCATTCCGATCAAGGCTTTCATTATACGAACCCACAATTCCAATCCGTAGTGAAAAAAATGGGGTTAACTCAATCCATGTCACGACGAGGAAACTGTTGGGATAACGCTCCCCAAGAATCATTCTTTGGGCATTTTAAGGATGAAACGAATATCAAAGAATGCGAAACATTAGAAGAAGTAAAACGAGAAATTAAGAGTTATATGACGTACTATAATCATTATCGAGGGCAATGGAATTTGAAAAAGCTGCCGCCTGTAAAATACAGACAGCAGCTTCAACAAGTTGCCTAGTTTTTTTTCAAAATGTCCTTTACAAAGGGTACACTTTAACCTGAGTGAACTGGGGCTTCTTTTTTTTATAAAACACACAAGCGATATAACAACGAATAATCTAATGGATCATCGCAAGCAGACCGCCAGAGATGTCTATCCCACTTAAACAATTAACGATACAACCTTACCTGCATTCACATCAATCAGGCCATGGTCCGTAATCTTCAGCGCCGGACTTACTGCAAGAGAGTGCGTGCTAATCGACATGATCGGATTGTAATGCACGTACCCAAGAGACAACATCGCTGCTCTCAGTTCCTTCACTTGATGAGACACTACTGTCAGTGGTTCTTCCGTCAAAATACCACCTACGGGAAGTTCCAGATGGGACAACACCTTGCCGTCTTCCACCACACAGAAGCCACCCTGACTCGAAATCACTGTGTTAGCTGCCAATATCATATCTTCACGATTGCGTCCTACAACCAGCAGGTTGTGATTATCATGTGAATATGTCGTTGCAATGGCGCCGCGTTTGATAGTGTCTCCACCAATCAGACCATGTGCACGATTGCCGTTCACGCCATAACGTTCAAAGGTCGCGATCTGTGCATATCCGCTTTCTTCCCATAGCAATTCACCATCCGCAGACTGAATCGGTGCAATATGTTCTTCCACAAAAGTAGAACCATCCTTCACCATCATGACACGACATTGATACTCACCTTCATCAGCGAGATCAACACCTGATCCACTCACTTTCGGATCTGACAACTGAATTGCGAAATCTGCAACATCCAGCTTCTCCAACTGCACACTCTTATAGAAGTGAGGTGGAAATTGCCCAGTTACTCGTTCTTGCTTATACGGTTCGGAATTGTCATAAGCTTTGCGGCCGTTTTTGTACACCTGATCAACAGAGAGCTCCTCCAGATTGGATAACAACACATAATCGGCCACTTTGCCTGGGGCTACGCTGCCACGATCGGTCATTTTCATCCGGGAAGCAGGGGTAGATGTTGCTGCATAGATTGCATCTTCCGGACGCATCCCCATCTGAATCGCTTTACGTACGATATGATTCAGATGACCATGCTCCACCAGTGAATCCGGCATCACATCATCCGTTACAAAGCAGAAATGCTGCGCCACATCATGTTGAATCAGGTACTCCATGACTTCCGGGGTCATTGATTTCTCTTGAATTTCAATAAACATACCTGCCGCAATCCGCGCCTGTAATCCCTCAATGCTCTGATGCGTATGATCGGAATCAATACCTGCATAGATCAGTCGATGCAGATCGAGTCCAAGCAGTTTCGGTGTATGACCTTCGATCACAAGATCCGGATAGTTTTTGCGAATATGCTGTAAAATCTGGTTTGTCTTGCACTCCGGATCACGGATGACATCGACATAGTTCATGATCTCGCCCAGACAGATGATCTCGCCAGTGGCGAGCAGCACGTCCATATCTTCGATTTCAATCGAACCACCTGTTGTCTCCATCGGGGTTGCCGGAACGGAACTCGGGATCGCATAGAACATGTCCACCGTCGTCTCCCGACTCACAGCCATCATCTCCTGTACACCTTCCAGTCCGAACACATTCGCCATCTCATGCGGTTCTGCGACAATGGATGTTACCCCGCAGCCAATCAGACCATGGGAAAAGGTTTCCGGTGTCACCATTGTACTTTCGATATGCAGATGGATATCGATCAAGCCAGGAATCATGTATCTTCCCCGCACATCAATGACTTCGTCTGCCTGAATCATCTCCGGTCCGCCGGGCCCAACGTATAGGAATCTGCCGTCGAGTACAGCGACGTTATTCATTTCAAACCGTTTATAGTAACTGTTATACACATGTACATTCACAATTAGTTGATCTGCACGCATGGGGCATAATCTCCTTTTTCACAAGCATTTCACCGCGATCCGGACTGAACAATGAACCTGTACTTTAATCAGATGCACTGTACTTGATTGTGTACCACTGCCTCGTCCGGAATCATCGCATGAATTGCCTTCTTTGCTGCTCTTATTACTTGATGCTAATCCCTACATTCACGACTACTCTACCAATACAAGCTTGTCCTGTGGGAAAATCAGGCTAACACGCTGCCCACTAAGGTACGGTGTTTCCATCTCTTGATTTGCTGTAAAGTCACCGAGTTCCGTCTCGATCACATACTGATAACTGCGTCCCAGATACGTGCTGACCTTGATAATGCCCGGCAAGGCGTTCACCACATCCGCAGAGGTATCTCCACTAACAATCAGATCATCCGGGCGAATTGCGCCTTTCCGGGCACCGGGACGTGCTGTTCCGGGATGAGCGGTTGCTGTAAACGTGCGTCCACCTGCGCTCAGTGTGATTACTTCACCTGCATCAGTACGCTCCGCGAATTCAATGAAATTATG belongs to Paenibacillus sp. FSL H8-0079 and includes:
- a CDS encoding DNA starvation/stationary phase protection protein; translated protein: MSTIQTRNNTFANNATALQEVLNRQIAGWSVLYTKLHNFHWYVQGPHFFTLHAKFEELYNLATANMDEVAERLLAIGGRPVATMAEQLRLSPIEEAQGQLSAERMVESVVADLRTMVEVIRQGIHEAGDAEDNATEDMLIGFTAALDKEVWMLTAFLGK
- a CDS encoding adenine deaminase C-terminal domain-containing protein, producing MRADQLIVNVHVYNSYYKRFEMNNVAVLDGRFLYVGPGGPEMIQADEVIDVRGRYMIPGLIDIHLHIESTMVTPETFSHGLIGCGVTSIVAEPHEMANVFGLEGVQEMMAVSRETTVDMFYAIPSSVPATPMETTGGSIEIEDMDVLLATGEIICLGEIMNYVDVIRDPECKTNQILQHIRKNYPDLVIEGHTPKLLGLDLHRLIYAGIDSDHTHQSIEGLQARIAAGMFIEIQEKSMTPEVMEYLIQHDVAQHFCFVTDDVMPDSLVEHGHLNHIVRKAIQMGMRPEDAIYAATSTPASRMKMTDRGSVAPGKVADYVLLSNLEELSVDQVYKNGRKAYDNSEPYKQERVTGQFPPHFYKSVQLEKLDVADFAIQLSDPKVSGSGVDLADEGEYQCRVMMVKDGSTFVEEHIAPIQSADGELLWEESGYAQIATFERYGVNGNRAHGLIGGDTIKRGAIATTYSHDNHNLLVVGRNREDMILAANTVISSQGGFCVVEDGKVLSHLELPVGGILTEEPLTVVSHQVKELRAAMLSLGYVHYNPIMSISTHSLAVSPALKITDHGLIDVNAGKVVSLIV
- a CDS encoding HAD family hydrolase, with amino-acid sequence MNIKNEAKTIFFDVDDTLYDHLQPLRGALQDVLGLPDDFPYAEAYHRFRYYSDWLSAQEDLSAVPEPDAVERMRRRRFELTMEEFGLPLQSGQTEELQAQYLSRQFEIVPFEGAYELIRRLQAEGHTVGLITNGEREHQRRKLEALDVLSLVDEHLIFISGTTGYAKPDRRLFEYVSKQSGTDARSSYYIGDSWRNDVVGAVDAGWTVIWFNHREALPESDHQPHFVARSYEEISRILTFEFVKQ
- a CDS encoding IS3 family transposase (programmed frameshift), whose amino-acid sequence is MTKRLLTKKEQEQLKRNPNVIAVSEKAITYTDEFKRHFIAQNEQGKLPRDIFEEAGLDVECIGLERVRSSGKRWRASYREAGVEGLQDTRKTNSGRPSERELTLEQKIERLEAKNQLLRAENELLKKPRSTRKADVEKEIKVAVELKFELIYRTIRTYKLKRLVSYLCDIMEVSRSGYYNYFTEKSAQKRIAEAEADEMVKEMILKAYRFRGRKKGARQIKMTLENQYKMTYNLKRIRRIMKKFEIICPIRKANPARRMAKATKEHRTCPNELQRNFKPGEAGKVLLTDITYLTYKGNQRAYLSTMKDAQTNEILAYEVSSSLRIDIALNTLHQLKKHRHITKDALIHSDQGFHYTNPQFQSVVKKMGLTQSMSRRGNCWDNAPQESFFGHFKDETNIKECETLEEVKREIKSYMTYYNHYRGQWNLKKLPPVKYRQQLQQVA